The genomic interval CGACAGCCAGAGACTGTCAGTCCAGATTCTTTATTTACAGCAGCAGGTTCTCAAGCCCAGCTCAACGAATGCGGATTGACATCGAAGCCGCCGAACATATCGTTCCAGCGGTAGGCGATGAGCAGATCCATCAGTTCGGACTTGCCGCCCTGGCGCATCTTCTCGCGCTCGGCCTTGAGAATCTGGATCGAATCCAGCACCTTCTCCCCAAACAGCGAAATCAGGTATTCGTCAGGAATCCGCGGCTTGCTGTGGTCAAAATCACCATTCGCATCAAAACGCGTCGGCGCATCGAACGGCGGTACGTAGAAGACGTTCGGCTCGGTACCGAATTCAGGATGCAGCGGGATCGCCACCTTCCATTTCTCCACCAGCTTCCAGATCGGCGCGTTCTGGTCGTCCTTGTAGCCGACGAAACGCACCCGCCCCGGACATTGACGCGCACAGGCCTGCGCCACCCCCTGCTCCAGACGCGGGTAGCAGAAGATGCATTTCTGGCTGACCTTCTTCACGTGGTTGAAGTAGATCTTCTTGTAGGGACAGGCTTCCATGCAGAAGCGGAAGCCCCGGCAGCGGTCTTCGTTGATGACCACCACGCCGTCTTCTTCACGCTTGACGATGGCCTGCCGCGGGCAGGCTTCCAGACAGGCCGGGTGCGTGCAGTGGTTGCAGATGCGCGGCAGGTAGAAAAAGTA from Sterolibacterium denitrificans carries:
- a CDS encoding 4Fe-4S dicluster domain-containing protein, producing MSTAKRQMAMVLDLNKCIGCHTCSVACKTLWTRDEGQEYMLFNTVNTMPGLGTPKNWEAMGGGFPNGEAQLGQMPTTKGFGEAWEYNHNEVFYGGKGQSVHLQIQGDQPDWGPNWDEDQGGGDFPNSYFFYLPRICNHCTHPACLEACPRQAIVKREEDGVVVINEDRCRGFRFCMEACPYKKIYFNHVKKVSQKCIFCYPRLEQGVAQACARQCPGRVRFVGYKDDQNAPIWKLVEKWKVAIPLHPEFGTEPNVFYVPPFDAPTRFDANGDFDHSKPRIPDEYLISLFGEKVLDSIQILKAEREKMRQGGKSELMDLLIAYRWNDMFGGFDVNPHSLSWA